In one Pseudodesulfovibrio tunisiensis genomic region, the following are encoded:
- a CDS encoding ABC transporter substrate-binding protein, producing the protein MKFTSLKSAGKLSLTLLAIIVSAMLLAGCAGEEKKEPAKKAEATTPAKAPEKVVLKLAMDADPVSLDPHVQLSGGMLQFSHMVFDPLIRWTQDMKFEARLAEKWERIDDLTMRFHLRKGVKFHSGNELTAEDVVFTMERLKKSEDYKGLFEPFAGAKAVDDYTVDLVTKKPYGLVLNMATYIFPMDKKFYSGVDDKGKPKDAIIKTDYSYANTHESGTGPYTVTYREQGVKNVFTRFADYWDKDSGNVEEIVLTPISNDATRVAALLSGDVDFIMPVPPQDLNRVETTDGLQLVTMPGARIITLQMNGKRNPALANAKVRNAIVYAVDNVGIVSKIMKGFATPAAQQGPKGFVSYVPELQPRYDLEKAKKLMKEAGYENGFECTMISPNNRYVNDEKIAEAFVSMVSKIGIKVSLKTMPKAQYWDQFDAKVADIQLIGWHPDTEDSANYTEFLLMCPNKETGYGQYNSGEYCNPKVDELTIASQTETDPAKRAAILQEVEKILFEEAAFVPLHWQNLSWGSKGNMNTKDVVNAMNFPYFGDLVVK; encoded by the coding sequence ATGAAGTTCACCTCACTCAAATCAGCGGGCAAGCTTTCGCTCACGCTGCTTGCCATCATCGTCTCGGCGATGCTCCTCGCCGGTTGCGCCGGTGAAGAGAAAAAGGAGCCCGCGAAAAAAGCCGAAGCCACAACTCCGGCCAAGGCTCCGGAAAAGGTTGTCCTGAAACTGGCCATGGACGCCGACCCCGTCTCCCTTGACCCGCATGTTCAGCTTTCCGGCGGCATGCTCCAGTTCTCCCACATGGTTTTCGATCCGCTTATCCGCTGGACCCAGGACATGAAGTTCGAAGCCCGTCTGGCTGAAAAGTGGGAACGCATCGACGACCTGACCATGCGCTTTCACCTGCGCAAGGGCGTCAAGTTCCACTCCGGCAACGAGCTGACCGCCGAAGACGTGGTCTTCACCATGGAACGCCTGAAGAAGTCCGAGGACTACAAGGGGCTGTTCGAGCCGTTCGCCGGTGCCAAGGCCGTCGACGACTACACCGTGGACCTCGTGACCAAGAAGCCTTACGGTCTGGTCCTGAACATGGCCACCTACATCTTCCCCATGGACAAGAAGTTCTATTCGGGCGTGGATGACAAGGGCAAGCCCAAGGATGCCATCATCAAGACCGACTACTCCTACGCCAACACCCACGAATCCGGCACAGGTCCCTACACCGTGACCTACCGCGAACAGGGCGTGAAAAACGTCTTCACCCGCTTTGCCGACTACTGGGACAAGGATTCCGGCAATGTCGAGGAAATCGTGCTGACCCCCATCTCCAATGATGCGACCCGCGTGGCCGCCCTGCTCTCCGGCGACGTGGACTTCATCATGCCCGTGCCTCCGCAGGACCTGAACCGCGTGGAAACCACCGATGGTCTCCAGCTGGTGACCATGCCCGGCGCCCGCATCATCACCCTGCAGATGAACGGCAAGCGCAACCCGGCTCTGGCCAACGCCAAGGTCCGCAACGCCATTGTCTATGCCGTGGACAACGTGGGCATCGTGAGCAAGATCATGAAGGGCTTCGCCACTCCGGCCGCCCAGCAGGGCCCCAAGGGCTTTGTTTCCTACGTGCCTGAACTCCAGCCCCGCTACGATCTGGAAAAGGCCAAGAAGCTCATGAAGGAAGCCGGTTACGAAAACGGTTTCGAATGCACCATGATCTCCCCGAACAACCGCTACGTGAACGACGAAAAGATCGCCGAAGCCTTTGTTTCCATGGTTTCCAAGATCGGCATCAAGGTTTCCCTGAAGACCATGCCCAAGGCCCAGTACTGGGATCAGTTCGACGCCAAGGTTGCCGACATCCAGCTCATCGGCTGGCACCCGGACACCGAGGACTCCGCCAACTACACCGAATTCCTGCTGATGTGCCCGAACAAGGAAACCGGTTACGGTCAGTACAATTCCGGCGAATACTGCAACCCCAAGGTCGACGAGCTGACCATCGCCTCCCAGACCGAAACCGATCCTGCCAAGCGTGCCGCCATCCTGCAGGAAGTGGAAAAGATCCTCTTCGAGGAAGCCGCTTTCGTGCCGCTGCACTGGCAGAACCTGTCCTGGGGCTCCAAGGGCAACATGAACACCAAGGACGTGGTCAACGCCATGAACTTCCCCTACTTCGGCGACCTGGTCGTGAAGTAA
- a CDS encoding ABC transporter permease, with product MRSKWQRFRESYFLYSFLRDPMAYISFAILVVLFLSAFGAPILAPHNPYDTTTIDIMDAELPPAWMAEGSSNFLLGTDAQGRDILSTMLYGMRVSIIIGVGAVALQAFIGIVVGLLSGYIHKLDNILMRIADVQLSFSTYMVAIFIGAIFQTAFGIASYEDVAVPLLIIIIGLAEWPQYARTVRASVLAERKKEYVEAARVIGLSKRRIMWRHILPNTLSPVLVISTVQVANAIMSEAALSFLGLGMPITKPSLGSLITAGFEYIFSGSWWITIFPGILLVGLILVINLLGDWVRDFLNPKLYKG from the coding sequence ATGCGATCCAAATGGCAACGTTTCAGGGAATCCTATTTCCTTTACAGTTTTCTGCGCGACCCCATGGCCTACATCAGTTTCGCCATTCTTGTCGTGCTCTTCCTGTCCGCGTTCGGCGCGCCGATTCTGGCTCCGCACAACCCGTACGACACCACGACCATCGACATCATGGATGCGGAACTTCCGCCCGCATGGATGGCTGAAGGATCGTCCAACTTCCTGCTCGGCACCGACGCGCAGGGACGCGACATCCTGTCCACCATGCTCTACGGCATGCGCGTATCCATCATCATCGGCGTCGGCGCCGTGGCGCTTCAGGCATTCATCGGCATCGTGGTCGGTCTGCTTTCCGGATACATCCACAAGCTGGACAACATCCTGATGCGCATTGCGGACGTGCAGCTCTCCTTTTCCACATACATGGTCGCCATCTTCATCGGCGCCATTTTCCAGACCGCATTCGGCATCGCCAGCTACGAGGACGTGGCCGTTCCCCTGCTGATCATCATCATCGGTCTGGCCGAGTGGCCCCAGTACGCGCGCACGGTCCGTGCATCCGTGCTGGCGGAACGGAAGAAGGAATACGTGGAAGCCGCACGCGTCATCGGCCTGTCCAAGAGAAGAATCATGTGGCGGCACATTCTGCCGAACACCCTGTCTCCCGTGCTCGTCATCTCCACGGTGCAGGTGGCCAACGCCATCATGTCCGAAGCGGCCCTGTCCTTTCTCGGTCTGGGCATGCCCATCACCAAACCGTCCCTTGGCTCTCTCATCACCGCCGGATTCGAGTACATCTTCTCCGGTTCCTGGTGGATCACCATCTTCCCGGGCATCCTGCTGGTCGGTCTCATTCTGGTGATCAACCTGCTCGGCGACTGGGTCAGGGACTTCCTGAACCCCAAGCTCTACAAGGGGTAA
- a CDS encoding ABC transporter permease, with product MFAFTVKRIMQAVLVMLIISFIGFAIKHNFGDPVRELVGERITPEERAQIRDQLGLNDPFVIQYGRFLKNAVHGDLGRSYFFKKPALDVIVRKAPATLELVMTSSLLIVLLSIPLGIYAAIKPKRLFSRLVMGGSIIGVSMPVFLTAILMIYLFSVELGWLPSFGRGETITLFGVWETGLLTWDGLKHLFMPSIALSSIMLPLFIRLIRSEMMEVLESEYVKYAWAKGIRPWRVWFVHAFKNTLLPVITVGGVQLGIMVAFTILTETVFNWQGMGSMFIESVERADTALMVAYLVFVGFIFVLVNTAVDLIYGLVNPQVRVAGRK from the coding sequence ATGTTTGCCTTCACAGTAAAACGAATTATGCAAGCCGTGCTGGTCATGCTCATCATCAGCTTCATCGGGTTTGCCATCAAGCACAACTTCGGCGACCCGGTGCGAGAGCTGGTTGGTGAGCGCATCACGCCCGAGGAGCGGGCGCAGATTCGCGACCAGCTCGGCCTAAACGACCCGTTCGTGATCCAGTACGGCCGCTTTCTCAAAAACGCGGTGCACGGCGATCTGGGACGCAGCTACTTCTTCAAGAAGCCCGCTCTGGACGTCATCGTGCGCAAGGCTCCGGCCACGCTCGAACTGGTCATGACCTCGTCCCTGCTGATCGTCCTCCTTTCCATCCCGTTGGGCATCTACGCAGCCATCAAACCCAAGAGACTTTTCAGTCGGCTCGTCATGGGCGGATCGATCATCGGCGTGTCCATGCCCGTGTTTCTCACCGCCATTCTCATGATCTACCTGTTTTCCGTGGAACTGGGATGGCTACCATCATTCGGCCGGGGCGAGACCATCACCCTGTTCGGCGTTTGGGAAACGGGTCTGCTCACCTGGGACGGGCTCAAGCACCTGTTCATGCCGTCCATTGCCCTGTCCTCCATCATGCTGCCGCTCTTCATCCGTCTCATTCGTTCCGAAATGATGGAAGTTCTGGAAAGCGAATACGTCAAGTACGCCTGGGCCAAGGGCATCCGCCCGTGGCGCGTCTGGTTCGTCCACGCCTTCAAGAACACCCTGCTCCCGGTCATCACCGTGGGCGGCGTGCAGCTCGGCATCATGGTGGCCTTCACCATTCTCACGGAAACGGTCTTCAACTGGCAGGGCATGGGCTCCATGTTCATCGAATCCGTGGAACGCGCGGACACCGCCCTCATGGTGGCCTACCTCGTGTTCGTGGGCTTCATCTTCGTTCTGGTCAATACCGCGGTGGACCTCATCTACGGCCTGGTCAACCCGCAAGTTCGCGTGGCAGGGAGGAAATAG
- a CDS encoding TIGR03960 family B12-binding radical SAM protein → MKELLPILPRPARYLGSEWGVVRKDPAKVTARLALAFPDLYEVGMSYLGQKILAHVVNLRPEYWAERAYTPCEETAAILREHNTPLATLESDTPLADMDVIAFSLTHELCYTNILYMLDLAGIPLRAEDRDESHPLIVAGGGACFNAEPMAPFFDAMVIGDGENAIVELLDTVVAARDNKIPRKELLLKLAELPGMYIPSFFEEQEPGGPVKALIPGREIVEKAIVEDLNAISFPTGQAVPFGQAVHDRLTMEIARGCTRGCRFCQAGMIYRPVRERDPENLHDILIKGLEETGFEETSFLSLSTGDFSALDTLFARSFDHCAAEQISISLPSLRVGSLSAPIMERISSIRRTGATIAPEAGSQRMRDVINKGITEPEIMDHVQLLFENGWQSVKLYFMIGLPTETDEDLDAILDLCTKVRQLGRNLGVKRLQITAAVSPFVPKSHTPFQWEAQIDLEEIQRRIGHLRDIFRQEKQIRLKYHEAEMSFLEGIFSRGDRRLAEVVERAYKADALFSSWKDHLQLEPYMEAMRECGLDWREFLGARDQERGLPWSHLHSGLSETFLRKERERALSEKITQDCRYHACRNCGVCNFDAHESSLENQAQSKAIHPRIVFTERDQEGEQPPYNVEKPDLTIKGGHYRLWFTKLGPAAYLSQLELQSVFERTFRRARLPLSFSAGFHPMPRISFGMALPVGVESRAEWLNIFLREDMEPVAVAKLLKGLLPEGIDMLKADRLSMGKKQPQQVEEVFRISFADDNCVDQYINQWMSFRDANELSVEKLTKKGKVKKIDLRAMTKSVEQVDNTVEVVFDWRNSYMSPLTIARAVMPEATLLDFSLVKTAQRFDAKL, encoded by the coding sequence ATGAAGGAACTGCTTCCCATCCTGCCCAGGCCCGCCCGATATCTCGGGTCCGAATGGGGCGTTGTCCGAAAGGACCCCGCCAAAGTGACCGCCCGGCTCGCCCTGGCGTTCCCGGACCTCTATGAAGTCGGCATGTCCTATCTCGGACAGAAGATTCTGGCTCATGTCGTCAACCTCCGGCCCGAATACTGGGCCGAGCGGGCCTACACGCCCTGCGAGGAGACCGCAGCAATCCTGCGCGAGCACAACACGCCTCTGGCCACACTGGAATCCGACACGCCCCTGGCCGACATGGACGTGATCGCCTTCAGCCTGACCCATGAGCTGTGCTATACCAACATCCTTTACATGCTCGATCTGGCTGGCATCCCGCTTCGCGCCGAGGACCGGGACGAATCCCATCCCCTGATCGTGGCTGGCGGCGGCGCGTGCTTCAACGCGGAACCCATGGCCCCGTTTTTCGACGCCATGGTGATCGGTGATGGAGAAAACGCCATCGTGGAGCTGCTGGACACGGTTGTCGCGGCTCGCGACAACAAAATTCCGCGCAAAGAACTGCTCCTGAAACTGGCCGAACTCCCGGGCATGTACATTCCCTCCTTTTTCGAGGAGCAGGAACCGGGCGGACCGGTCAAGGCGCTGATTCCGGGCCGGGAAATCGTGGAAAAGGCGATTGTGGAAGACCTGAACGCCATTTCCTTTCCCACGGGACAGGCCGTGCCCTTCGGACAGGCCGTGCACGACAGGTTGACCATGGAAATCGCACGCGGCTGCACGCGCGGCTGCCGATTCTGTCAGGCTGGCATGATCTACCGCCCGGTGCGGGAACGCGATCCGGAAAACCTGCACGACATTCTCATCAAGGGACTGGAGGAAACCGGGTTCGAGGAAACCTCCTTCCTTTCCCTGTCCACAGGCGATTTTTCGGCTCTGGACACCCTGTTCGCCCGCAGCTTCGACCACTGCGCCGCAGAACAGATTTCCATTTCCCTGCCCTCCCTGCGAGTGGGCTCACTGTCCGCGCCCATCATGGAACGCATTTCCAGCATCCGCCGAACCGGGGCGACCATTGCGCCCGAGGCCGGAAGCCAGCGCATGCGCGACGTGATCAACAAGGGCATCACCGAACCCGAGATCATGGACCATGTGCAGCTCCTGTTCGAAAACGGATGGCAATCGGTCAAACTCTATTTCATGATCGGCCTGCCCACGGAAACCGACGAGGATCTGGACGCGATTCTTGACCTGTGCACCAAGGTACGTCAGCTCGGCCGCAATCTCGGAGTCAAACGGCTTCAGATCACGGCTGCGGTCTCGCCCTTCGTGCCCAAGTCGCACACGCCGTTCCAATGGGAAGCGCAGATCGACCTTGAGGAAATCCAGCGTCGCATCGGCCATCTGCGCGACATATTCCGTCAGGAAAAGCAGATCAGGCTCAAGTACCACGAAGCGGAAATGAGCTTTCTGGAAGGCATTTTCTCCCGTGGCGATCGCAGATTGGCCGAGGTCGTGGAGCGCGCCTACAAGGCGGACGCACTTTTTTCCAGCTGGAAGGATCATCTTCAACTGGAACCGTACATGGAGGCCATGCGTGAATGCGGTCTGGACTGGCGCGAATTTCTGGGAGCGCGCGATCAGGAACGCGGACTGCCCTGGTCCCACCTGCACAGCGGCCTGAGCGAGACCTTCCTGCGCAAGGAACGGGAGCGGGCGCTCTCCGAAAAAATCACACAGGACTGTCGCTATCACGCATGCCGAAACTGTGGAGTCTGCAATTTCGACGCGCATGAATCCTCTCTGGAAAATCAGGCGCAATCCAAGGCAATTCATCCCAGAATCGTTTTCACGGAACGCGATCAGGAAGGCGAACAGCCCCCGTACAACGTGGAAAAGCCCGACCTGACGATCAAGGGTGGGCATTACCGCCTCTGGTTCACGAAACTCGGCCCGGCAGCTTACCTGAGCCAACTGGAGTTGCAGTCCGTCTTTGAACGGACCTTTCGCCGCGCCCGCCTGCCTCTGTCGTTTTCCGCCGGTTTTCACCCCATGCCGAGAATTTCCTTCGGCATGGCTCTGCCCGTCGGCGTGGAAAGCCGTGCGGAATGGCTCAACATATTCCTGCGGGAAGACATGGAACCGGTCGCCGTTGCCAAGCTGCTCAAGGGCTTGCTCCCGGAAGGCATCGACATGCTCAAGGCGGACAGGCTCTCCATGGGCAAGAAACAGCCCCAACAGGTGGAAGAGGTTTTCCGAATTTCATTCGCTGATGACAATTGCGTTGATCAATACATCAACCAGTGGATGAGCTTCCGGGACGCCAACGAGCTTTCCGTGGAAAAACTCACCAAGAAGGGCAAGGTGAAAAAGATCGATCTCCGCGCCATGACCAAAAGCGTGGAGCAAGTCGACAACACCGTTGAAGTGGTGTTCGATTGGCGCAACAGCTACATGAGCCCTCTGACCATTGCCCGGGCCGTAATGCCCGAGGCCACGCTGCTGGATTTCTCTCTTGTGAAAACAGCGCAGCGTTTCGATGCCAAGCTCTGA